In one window of Blastopirellula marina DNA:
- a CDS encoding PVC-type heme-binding CxxCH protein has product MIKHLAWLLVGFMVTAAANIASADEAGFKPIFDGKTLNGWSGIDTFWSVEEGAITGTTTPENPTKGNTFIIWDQGKVDDFELKLKYRIVGGNSGIQYRSTDLGNHVVKGYQADIDSGTTYSGINYEERGRGILAQRGEKTVVHDGNKDPKKERFAESADLQDKIKQEDWNDYHIIAKGNHLIHKINGEVFSEVIDEGEKDSRTSGILALQLHAGPPMKVQFKDIMLKRLPLQEGKKKVVFVPGTPSHAWGDHEHVAGCRLLMLALTENMPQFEASIYKGGWPDDPTAFDNADAVVVYCDGGERHLLNPHLAEFQKLMDQGVGLACIHYGVETPKGEPGDKFVDWIGGYFETWWSVNPHWTASFAKLPDHPIANGVEPFEINDEWYYNMRFRNDMKGVTPILTAIPPESTLSRPDGPHSGNQHVRAMKGQPQHVAWASERENGGRGFGFTGGHFHWNWADPNFRKVALNAIVWISHEEVPKNGVESHSLSRDDMEGLIPGPKPQPKKQEAKKPTAKKVSKNNVKPLFQSPVVTTATPGHQVDIKVDLKGAKKLFLVVSDGGNGYSCDWADWIEPKLVGPSGEKKLTDLNWKRATSDWREVNKNRNVDGTPLMVNGKLQENGIGTHANSVIEYDLPEGYTSFVAKGALDNGGTNQNGGSHTSVQFAVYTENPGNISEQAASAGRDPESAVANLDVYPGLEATLAASEPDLKSLTNIDIDHRGRIWVCDVMNYRGNNGSRPEGDRILILEDEDGDGVAEKSKVYYQGRDIDSAMGICVLGNKVIVSVAPNVFVFTDENGDDKPEKKELLFTNTGQPQHDHSAHSFLFGPDGKLYWNVGNTGKHVYDANGKIVVDLAGNEVVDNGKPYFGGMPFRCNMDGSEFEVLGHNFRNNYEVTVDSLGNLWQSDNDDDGNRGVRINYVMEYGNFGYRDEMTGAGWRDPRTNMETEVPLQHWHLNDPGVVPNLLQTGAGSPTGICVYEGNLLPKVFHNQVIHCDAGPSVVRAYPVKKDGAGFSAESVDILQGARDNWFRPADVCVAPDGSIFVSDWYDPGVGGHGQRDLDRGRLFRVAPEGSKYIVPKFDFTTVEGCIKALNNPCLSVRYMAWTNLHQRGAQAEAALKAAFDSAKDTREKARLLWLLGKIEGKGSQYVDVALASDHPDLRIVGLRLAHQLKIPATDVVAKVLNDKNPQVLRSAAIELRFDGSDKASQQWAELAKQYDGKDRWYLEALGIGADLHWDSRLAAYLTAIGGNIDTDAEKDVVWRSRATQTPKMLASIIEDEKNSAEKLPRYFRALDFQPNKEGVDSAVAALAFAGTRHDAAETMIISESVKRLKNYDASNPESAAAMEKALAKLAGTSMFVELVDRFQLKQHYGQLREMAIAQPESAVGVAAADVLLRRGQNDLLADILTSGTPEQKLALTTAISNSSSGQANAWLRKTLDDSKADLQVRRAAVKGLANNEKSAKQLLELAKSGKLDPELMQAAAAPLKIAVWNDVRSQAAEIFPQPPSKDNKPLPPMDQLVKMKGSVDNGKKVFTTEGTCNKCHVVNKEGKEVGPDLSEIGSKLSREAMFEAILYPSAGISHNYENWAVLTDSGTAIAGLKTSETADSITITNAEGLARTIPKDEVEEIRKLPISVMPNDLQKLMTVQELVDVVDYISTLKKK; this is encoded by the coding sequence ATGATTAAGCATCTGGCATGGCTCTTGGTCGGCTTTATGGTGACCGCCGCCGCGAATATCGCATCGGCGGACGAAGCCGGTTTCAAGCCTATTTTTGATGGCAAGACGCTCAACGGTTGGAGCGGCATCGATACATTCTGGAGCGTCGAAGAAGGCGCAATCACCGGGACGACGACTCCGGAAAACCCTACCAAGGGAAACACGTTCATTATTTGGGATCAGGGTAAAGTCGATGACTTCGAACTGAAACTGAAGTACCGTATCGTCGGTGGTAACTCCGGTATTCAGTATCGTTCGACCGACCTGGGTAACCACGTCGTCAAAGGGTATCAGGCTGACATCGATAGCGGCACGACCTACAGCGGCATCAACTACGAAGAACGGGGGCGCGGTATTCTTGCCCAGCGCGGTGAAAAGACCGTCGTTCATGACGGCAACAAAGATCCTAAGAAGGAACGATTCGCTGAATCGGCTGACCTGCAAGACAAGATCAAGCAGGAAGACTGGAACGACTACCACATCATCGCCAAAGGAAATCACCTGATCCACAAGATCAACGGCGAAGTCTTCAGCGAAGTGATCGACGAAGGCGAAAAGGATTCGCGCACCAGCGGTATTCTGGCCCTGCAACTGCACGCCGGTCCTCCAATGAAGGTCCAGTTCAAAGACATCATGCTCAAGCGTCTTCCGTTGCAGGAAGGCAAGAAGAAGGTCGTCTTCGTTCCTGGAACTCCCAGTCATGCCTGGGGCGATCACGAACACGTCGCTGGTTGCCGACTGCTGATGCTGGCACTGACCGAGAACATGCCACAGTTTGAGGCTTCGATCTACAAAGGTGGCTGGCCCGACGACCCGACCGCATTCGACAACGCCGACGCGGTGGTTGTCTATTGCGATGGCGGCGAACGCCACCTGTTGAATCCTCACCTGGCAGAGTTCCAGAAGCTTATGGATCAAGGTGTTGGCCTGGCCTGCATCCACTACGGCGTGGAAACTCCGAAGGGGGAGCCAGGCGACAAGTTTGTCGACTGGATCGGCGGCTACTTTGAAACCTGGTGGAGCGTTAACCCGCACTGGACCGCTTCGTTCGCGAAGCTGCCCGATCACCCCATTGCCAACGGTGTCGAGCCATTCGAGATCAACGACGAGTGGTACTACAACATGCGATTTCGAAACGACATGAAAGGGGTCACCCCAATTCTGACCGCCATTCCACCTGAAAGCACGCTCAGCCGACCCGATGGTCCGCACAGCGGCAATCAGCATGTTCGCGCGATGAAAGGTCAGCCGCAGCATGTTGCCTGGGCTTCCGAACGTGAAAATGGTGGCCGTGGTTTTGGTTTCACGGGTGGTCACTTCCACTGGAATTGGGCCGATCCTAACTTCCGCAAAGTGGCGCTTAACGCCATCGTGTGGATCAGTCACGAAGAGGTTCCTAAGAACGGTGTCGAGTCGCACTCGTTGTCGCGTGACGACATGGAAGGGCTCATTCCCGGTCCGAAACCACAACCGAAGAAGCAGGAAGCCAAGAAGCCAACGGCGAAAAAGGTTTCTAAGAACAACGTGAAACCCCTGTTTCAAAGCCCCGTCGTCACCACCGCGACCCCGGGGCATCAGGTCGACATTAAGGTCGACCTGAAAGGGGCCAAGAAGCTGTTTCTCGTCGTTAGCGACGGCGGGAACGGCTATAGTTGCGACTGGGCCGATTGGATCGAACCGAAGCTGGTTGGTCCCAGTGGCGAAAAGAAGCTGACCGATCTTAACTGGAAACGCGCGACTTCCGACTGGCGCGAAGTCAATAAGAACCGCAACGTCGACGGCACACCGTTGATGGTGAACGGCAAGCTCCAAGAGAACGGCATCGGCACGCACGCCAATTCGGTGATCGAATACGATCTGCCCGAAGGCTACACATCTTTCGTCGCCAAGGGGGCGCTCGACAACGGCGGGACCAATCAGAATGGCGGGTCGCATACGTCGGTTCAGTTTGCCGTCTACACCGAAAACCCGGGCAACATTTCCGAACAAGCTGCCAGCGCAGGACGCGATCCTGAAAGTGCTGTTGCGAATCTCGATGTCTATCCAGGATTGGAAGCGACACTAGCAGCCTCTGAGCCAGACCTGAAGAGCTTGACGAACATCGATATCGATCACCGCGGACGCATCTGGGTCTGCGACGTGATGAACTACCGCGGCAACAACGGTAGCCGCCCTGAAGGAGATCGGATTCTCATTCTGGAAGATGAAGATGGGGACGGAGTGGCCGAGAAGTCCAAGGTGTATTACCAAGGCCGCGACATCGATTCGGCGATGGGGATTTGCGTGTTGGGGAACAAGGTCATTGTTTCCGTGGCACCTAATGTCTTCGTCTTTACCGATGAAAATGGCGACGATAAGCCCGAGAAGAAAGAACTTCTCTTTACCAACACCGGCCAGCCTCAGCACGACCACTCCGCCCACAGCTTTCTCTTTGGACCTGACGGCAAGCTTTACTGGAACGTCGGTAACACCGGCAAACATGTCTACGACGCCAATGGCAAGATCGTCGTCGATCTGGCCGGCAACGAAGTGGTTGATAATGGCAAGCCTTATTTCGGCGGGATGCCGTTTCGCTGCAATATGGACGGAAGTGAATTCGAAGTCCTCGGGCACAACTTCCGCAACAACTATGAAGTCACCGTCGACTCGCTGGGCAACCTGTGGCAAAGCGACAACGACGACGACGGCAACCGCGGCGTACGTATCAACTATGTGATGGAGTACGGTAACTTTGGTTATCGCGACGAAATGACCGGTGCCGGCTGGCGCGATCCTCGTACCAACATGGAAACCGAGGTTCCGCTGCAGCACTGGCACTTGAACGACCCAGGCGTCGTGCCGAACCTTCTGCAAACGGGTGCCGGTTCACCTACCGGGATTTGTGTTTACGAAGGCAATCTACTGCCCAAGGTCTTTCACAACCAGGTAATCCACTGCGATGCCGGTCCAAGTGTCGTTCGTGCTTACCCGGTGAAGAAGGACGGAGCAGGCTTCTCGGCCGAATCGGTTGATATCTTGCAAGGTGCCCGCGACAACTGGTTCCGCCCCGCCGACGTCTGTGTGGCCCCGGATGGATCGATCTTCGTCAGCGACTGGTACGATCCAGGCGTCGGTGGTCATGGGCAGCGCGACCTCGATCGTGGTCGCTTGTTCCGCGTTGCTCCGGAAGGTTCCAAGTACATCGTGCCGAAGTTCGACTTCACCACGGTGGAAGGTTGTATCAAGGCCCTCAACAATCCATGTCTTTCGGTCCGTTACATGGCTTGGACCAACTTGCACCAGCGAGGTGCTCAGGCCGAAGCCGCTTTGAAAGCCGCTTTTGACTCGGCGAAAGATACGCGGGAAAAAGCTCGCCTGCTATGGCTGCTGGGCAAGATCGAAGGGAAGGGGAGCCAGTACGTCGACGTAGCGTTGGCTTCCGACCACCCCGACCTGCGGATTGTGGGTTTACGCCTGGCACACCAGTTGAAGATTCCAGCGACCGATGTCGTCGCGAAGGTCCTGAATGACAAGAATCCTCAGGTGCTTCGCAGTGCCGCCATCGAACTCCGCTTCGACGGCAGCGACAAGGCTTCGCAGCAATGGGCCGAACTGGCCAAACAGTACGATGGCAAAGACCGTTGGTATCTCGAAGCTCTCGGCATTGGTGCTGATCTGCACTGGGATAGCCGCTTGGCCGCGTACCTGACGGCCATCGGCGGCAACATTGATACCGACGCCGAGAAAGATGTCGTCTGGCGAAGCCGTGCGACGCAAACACCGAAGATGCTGGCTTCGATCATCGAAGATGAAAAGAACTCGGCTGAAAAGCTGCCTCGTTACTTCCGAGCTCTCGACTTCCAGCCGAACAAGGAAGGCGTCGATAGCGCCGTCGCTGCGTTGGCTTTCGCTGGCACGCGACACGATGCTGCCGAAACAATGATCATCTCGGAGTCGGTCAAGCGTTTGAAGAACTACGACGCCAGCAACCCCGAGTCGGCTGCCGCCATGGAGAAGGCACTGGCCAAGCTGGCTGGTACGTCGATGTTTGTCGAATTGGTCGATCGCTTTCAGCTCAAGCAGCACTACGGCCAGCTCCGTGAGATGGCTATCGCTCAGCCTGAATCGGCTGTTGGTGTCGCTGCCGCCGATGTACTTCTGCGACGCGGCCAGAACGACTTGCTCGCCGATATTTTGACTTCTGGTACGCCAGAACAAAAGCTTGCACTCACGACGGCGATTTCCAATAGCAGCAGTGGTCAAGCGAATGCCTGGCTTCGCAAGACTCTGGACGACTCAAAGGCCGATCTGCAAGTTCGCCGCGCTGCGGTGAAGGGGTTGGCCAATAACGAGAAGTCCGCCAAGCAACTGCTGGAACTGGCCAAGAGCGGCAAGCTCGATCCCGAACTGATGCAGGCCGCGGCCGCTCCGCTGAAGATCGCCGTGTGGAATGATGTTCGCAGTCAAGCCGCCGAGATCTTCCCGCAGCCGCCATCCAAGGACAACAAGCCTTTGCCTCCGATGGATCAGCTGGTCAAGATGAAAGGGTCGGTCGATAACGGCAAGAAGGTCTTTACCACCGAAGGAACTTGCAATAAGTGCCATGTCGTTAACAAAGAAGGAAAGGAAGTCGGACCTGACCTGAGCGAAATCGGCTCGAAGCTGAGCCGCGAAGCGATGTTCGAGGCCATTCTTTATCCAAGTGCCGGTATCAGCCACAACTACGAAAACTGGGCGGTGCTGACCGATAGCGGGACGGCGATCGCCGGTTTGAAGACCAGTGAGACGGCCGATTCGATCACGATCACCAATGCCGAAGGGCTTGCCCGTACCATCCCCAAGGATGAAGTGGAAGAGATCCGCAAGCTTCCTATCTCTGTCATGCCGAACGATTTGCAGAAGCTGATGACGGTTCAGGAACTGGTGGATGTGGTCGATTACATCTCGACCCTGAAGAAGAAATAA
- a CDS encoding PQQ-binding-like beta-propeller repeat protein — MHIQKCVTRLILFAMLVMAASPAMAQLGPRNFSPLELERLGLEKMWTGQLPIDPHRSEIETFRQVVSLKNPLVVFEVTHNGRTATFASNELSILGQPLGEEGAKAKADQYVARLDQSKEKPVVDRLEIPEVTFLAQSDAGMLMAINGRTGRTEWSKVYGHRGYPQPMADANDEFVFTINDFALSCLLRSNGELVWTRKLEGVPIAGPVVGNEFAYVPLLDGTVVAYDFKGGPRLTPRYKSLGRIHKPMIASRNSVAWATDRDYFYVGYADRPVVRYRIESSGQILAPPSAEGPLRLFFTTETGYVYCIYAPDGSVQWRFSCGQPIDTSAIAIGDSVFVALQRGGLYKLGIEDGGVKWFVPRVEKFLAANDQYVYALDHANNMIMLDINSGAQIGTLDLSGYDFFYTNGETDRIIIGSKTGRLVVLRSAAHPYPMVHVNVKAPVSGQEAAPGDTKEEGDTGTDKPVVDPFAAPGGGAPAADPFAAPGGGTPAADPFGGSGGGNANPFGPPSGGGNNDPFGSGSSDPFGGGNSGSGSNDPFGGGGASSDPFGSSGSGAGMNDPFGN; from the coding sequence ATGCACATTCAGAAATGCGTTACGCGGCTGATCCTATTTGCCATGCTCGTGATGGCTGCGAGTCCTGCGATGGCTCAACTTGGTCCGCGAAACTTCTCTCCTTTGGAGCTAGAGCGACTGGGACTCGAGAAGATGTGGACCGGCCAATTGCCGATCGATCCGCATCGTTCGGAGATCGAAACTTTCCGCCAGGTGGTCAGCCTGAAGAACCCACTGGTCGTTTTCGAGGTGACTCACAACGGGCGGACTGCAACGTTTGCCTCGAATGAATTGAGCATCCTCGGTCAACCTCTGGGTGAAGAAGGTGCCAAAGCCAAGGCCGATCAGTATGTCGCGCGCCTCGATCAAAGCAAAGAAAAGCCAGTCGTCGATCGCCTGGAGATTCCGGAAGTAACGTTCCTGGCTCAAAGCGACGCCGGCATGCTGATGGCTATCAACGGACGCACCGGTCGTACGGAATGGTCGAAGGTCTATGGGCATCGTGGGTATCCTCAGCCGATGGCGGATGCCAACGACGAGTTTGTCTTTACCATCAATGACTTCGCCCTTAGTTGCCTGCTTCGCAGCAACGGCGAGTTGGTCTGGACCCGAAAGCTGGAAGGAGTTCCGATTGCTGGGCCGGTCGTCGGTAACGAATTTGCATACGTACCGCTGCTTGATGGTACGGTCGTAGCCTATGACTTCAAAGGTGGTCCACGTTTGACACCTCGCTACAAGTCTTTGGGTAGAATTCATAAGCCAATGATCGCTTCCAGGAATTCGGTTGCCTGGGCTACCGATCGCGACTATTTCTACGTGGGTTACGCTGATCGCCCAGTGGTTCGCTATCGCATCGAATCGAGCGGCCAGATCCTCGCACCTCCGAGCGCGGAAGGTCCGCTGCGTTTGTTCTTCACCACCGAGACCGGCTACGTTTACTGCATCTATGCTCCCGATGGTAGCGTGCAGTGGCGGTTCTCGTGTGGGCAGCCAATCGATACATCGGCAATTGCCATCGGCGATTCCGTGTTCGTGGCTCTGCAACGAGGTGGTCTCTACAAGCTGGGAATCGAAGACGGTGGCGTGAAGTGGTTCGTTCCACGTGTCGAAAAATTCCTGGCGGCAAACGACCAATACGTTTATGCCCTGGATCATGCCAACAACATGATCATGTTGGATATCAACTCAGGTGCTCAGATCGGAACGCTCGACTTATCCGGCTACGATTTCTTCTACACCAATGGTGAGACCGATCGGATTATTATCGGATCGAAGACAGGTCGTCTCGTTGTCCTGCGATCGGCTGCCCATCCTTATCCGATGGTGCACGTCAACGTGAAAGCACCGGTCAGTGGACAAGAGGCCGCCCCAGGCGACACGAAGGAAGAAGGGGACACCGGGACCGACAAACCGGTTGTCGATCCATTCGCAGCCCCAGGTGGTGGCGCTCCGGCTGCCGATCCATTCGCCGCTCCGGGTGGCGGTACACCTGCCGCCGATCCATTTGGTGGTAGCGGTGGTGGAAACGCCAATCCATTTGGTCCACCTAGTGGCGGCGGAAACAATGATCCGTTTGGAAGCGGCAGTTCCGATCCGTTCGGCGGTGGTAACTCGGGAAGTGGTTCCAACGACCCGTTTGGCGGTGGTGGTGCCAGCTCCGATCCGTTCGGCAGTTCAGGCAGCGGAGCCGGCATGAACGATCCGTTTGGTAACTAA
- a CDS encoding segregation and condensation protein A, producing the protein MNFRVEIPIYRGPLDLLLYLVRKHELDIVDIPIAQVTQQYLAYLDILKAMDVNSVADFLEMASTLIEIKSKLVLPQVEDTDEETIDDPREQLVERLLEYKRFKDAASLLEDQGRNWQRRFTRIADDLPPRKVDMADQPINEVELWDLVSALNRLLKDSKAQQPTNIVYDDTPIRVHMKAVHARIVQEGKVRFHTLFPPDAAKTRIIGIFLALLELIRHYNTLAHQDEGESEIWITAGEGFTAEVHFEDVDEYESGKASTE; encoded by the coding sequence ATGAACTTTCGAGTTGAAATCCCCATCTATCGTGGGCCGCTCGATCTTTTGCTGTACCTGGTTCGTAAGCACGAGCTCGATATCGTCGACATCCCTATCGCCCAGGTAACCCAGCAGTACCTGGCCTATCTCGATATTCTCAAGGCGATGGACGTCAACAGCGTGGCCGACTTCCTGGAGATGGCCAGCACGCTTATCGAGATCAAATCGAAGCTGGTCCTACCGCAAGTAGAAGACACGGACGAAGAAACCATCGACGATCCACGCGAGCAACTCGTCGAACGCCTATTGGAATACAAGCGATTCAAAGACGCAGCCAGCTTGCTGGAAGATCAAGGACGCAACTGGCAGCGGCGTTTTACCCGCATTGCTGATGACCTTCCCCCGCGGAAGGTCGATATGGCCGATCAGCCGATCAACGAGGTCGAACTGTGGGACCTGGTCAGTGCGCTTAACCGCCTGCTGAAAGATAGCAAAGCCCAACAACCGACCAATATCGTTTACGACGACACCCCGATCCGTGTGCACATGAAAGCCGTGCATGCGCGGATTGTTCAAGAGGGAAAGGTGCGCTTTCATACTCTTTTTCCTCCAGATGCCGCCAAGACACGCATCATTGGCATCTTCCTCGCCCTACTAGAGCTGATCCGGCACTATAATACGCTGGCACATCAGGACGAGGGAGAAAGCGAGATCTGGATTACCGCCGGCGAAGGATTCACGGCCGAAGTTCATTTCGAAGATGTCGACGAATACGAATCGGGAAAAGCATCGACGGAGTGA
- a CDS encoding MBL fold metallo-hydrolase codes for MLDNAPLRKIEFNGLTIEGYSRAAVQTYWRIPEMKLGFDLGLQPWDFMGTATWFVSHAHLDHIAALPVYVSRRRLMKMPPPVIYMPEVAVGPALQVLKAFSRLDRGKMPCTIHPVLPGAEIELSRELIVNAYETKHTVPSVGYVVSQRRRKLKAEYQELPGDQIRDLRLGGTEVTEEHRHPMLAYLGDSRAEAMDNNPQFYEADILIMEMTFVSPEHRKEKIHKMGHIHLDDVVARQDRFQNKMIIASHFSTRYNNRQIQEHVKAKLPNMLDGRLNLWL; via the coding sequence ATGCTCGACAACGCACCGCTGCGAAAAATTGAATTCAACGGACTGACGATCGAGGGCTATTCCCGCGCGGCCGTACAAACTTATTGGCGCATCCCCGAAATGAAGCTCGGCTTCGATCTGGGCTTGCAGCCGTGGGACTTCATGGGCACGGCGACCTGGTTTGTTTCTCATGCCCATCTCGATCACATTGCTGCGTTGCCGGTCTATGTGTCGCGTCGACGGCTAATGAAGATGCCCCCGCCGGTGATCTACATGCCAGAGGTCGCGGTTGGCCCTGCCCTGCAGGTACTCAAAGCATTTAGCCGGTTGGATCGCGGCAAGATGCCCTGCACAATCCATCCCGTGCTGCCTGGGGCTGAAATTGAACTCTCGCGCGAGTTGATCGTCAACGCCTACGAAACCAAGCATACCGTCCCTTCGGTTGGATATGTCGTTTCGCAGCGACGTCGCAAACTGAAAGCAGAATACCAAGAGCTTCCAGGGGATCAGATTCGCGATCTCCGCCTTGGCGGCACCGAGGTCACCGAAGAGCATCGTCATCCCATGCTGGCTTATTTGGGAGACAGTCGGGCCGAGGCCATGGACAACAACCCGCAGTTTTACGAAGCCGACATCTTGATCATGGAGATGACATTTGTCTCGCCAGAGCATCGCAAGGAGAAGATTCACAAGATGGGTCACATTCACTTGGATGACGTTGTGGCGCGGCAAGATCGTTTTCAGAACAAGATGATCATCGCCTCGCACTTCAGTACGCGATACAACAATCGCCAGATCCAAGAGCACGTCAAAGCGAAGTTGCCAAACATGCTCGACGGTCGGCTGAACTTGTGGCTATGA
- the hemW gene encoding radical SAM family heme chaperone HemW, producing the protein MSAPSGTNESPRSAYVHVPFCTHRCGYCNFTVIAGRDDLTGAYLEALETELEQLRQPYEVDTLFLGGGTPTHLSPQELERLLTLTTKWFPLAAGAELSVEANPIDIVPEKVDVLQSGGVNRVSLGVQSFRSDKLKLLERDHDRRQVEAAAELLLPRIPNLSFDLIFAAPGETLTQWEEDLRSAIALGTTHISTYGLTFEKGTTFWNRLHHDQLHEVDEELQREMYLAAIDYLTAAGFEHYEVSNFARRGYESRHNMQYWLGKRYFAAGPGASRHVGMIRETNHRSTTAYIRRMQQGTSPVAEHEELTSQMKATELLVFGLRMLAGVHIPTFKKDTGMTPWELCGTKIDQFMELGLLNHSYERLRLTREGLLLADTICVELL; encoded by the coding sequence ATGAGCGCCCCTTCCGGTACGAACGAGTCTCCGCGCAGTGCGTACGTCCATGTCCCTTTCTGTACGCACCGCTGCGGTTACTGCAACTTCACGGTCATCGCCGGCCGTGACGATCTGACTGGGGCCTACTTGGAAGCACTCGAGACGGAACTGGAGCAACTCCGCCAGCCGTACGAGGTCGACACGCTTTTTCTGGGTGGTGGCACCCCGACGCATCTTTCGCCGCAAGAGCTCGAGCGGCTACTTACACTGACGACCAAGTGGTTCCCCTTAGCGGCAGGTGCCGAGCTCAGTGTGGAAGCCAACCCGATCGACATCGTCCCTGAAAAAGTCGATGTGCTTCAATCTGGCGGGGTCAATCGCGTGAGCCTGGGCGTCCAGTCGTTTCGAAGCGATAAGCTGAAACTGCTCGAGCGGGATCATGACCGACGACAGGTCGAAGCCGCCGCTGAGTTACTGCTGCCTCGCATTCCCAATCTCAGCTTCGATCTGATCTTCGCCGCTCCTGGTGAAACGCTGACCCAGTGGGAAGAGGATCTTAGATCGGCCATCGCACTCGGAACCACGCACATCTCGACTTATGGCCTGACGTTCGAAAAAGGAACAACCTTCTGGAATCGACTTCATCACGATCAACTGCACGAAGTCGACGAGGAACTACAGCGCGAGATGTACCTGGCCGCGATCGATTATCTCACCGCAGCAGGCTTCGAGCACTACGAAGTTTCCAACTTCGCTCGACGGGGATATGAAAGCCGTCACAATATGCAGTACTGGCTGGGCAAACGGTATTTTGCTGCAGGGCCCGGGGCATCGCGTCATGTGGGTATGATTCGCGAGACCAACCATCGCAGCACCACCGCCTACATCCGCAGGATGCAACAAGGCACCTCTCCCGTGGCAGAACATGAAGAGCTCACATCGCAGATGAAAGCCACAGAGCTTCTAGTGTTTGGACTACGAATGCTCGCTGGCGTTCACATTCCCACCTTTAAGAAGGATACCGGGATGACTCCCTGGGAGTTGTGCGGGACCAAGATTGACCAGTTTATGGAACTAGGCCTACTAAATCATAGTTATGAGCGCTTACGGTTAACGCGTGAAGGACTATTACTCGCTGATACCATTTGCGTGGAGCTGCTTTGA
- a CDS encoding pentapeptide repeat-containing protein, translating to MIQIKHRDTGEVLYEVDADALAGAKLVGKNLAGADLSSLVLRNCVFDSDNLDEVCFKNSDLEGASFMGASVKHACFDGANMVGVTMTDAILNESSLKEVNLTKANLRYAKLHNCDLTGARLVEADISMCDLRCDMPGANLTRADLRGANLTGANLTGAKVDEADFTDATMTDAHLEGCYLERAINACTKHKPFKPKPQAVKRPWWMVWAT from the coding sequence ATGATTCAGATTAAACACCGCGATACGGGCGAAGTCCTGTACGAGGTTGATGCAGACGCGTTGGCAGGTGCCAAGCTCGTCGGCAAGAACCTCGCCGGGGCCGACCTTTCTTCGCTTGTTCTTCGTAATTGCGTTTTTGATAGCGACAACCTGGACGAAGTTTGCTTCAAGAATTCAGATCTTGAAGGAGCCAGTTTTATGGGGGCCAGTGTGAAGCATGCCTGCTTCGATGGTGCCAACATGGTTGGCGTGACGATGACCGATGCGATACTCAACGAGTCTTCGCTCAAAGAGGTCAACCTTACCAAAGCCAATCTCCGCTACGCGAAGCTTCACAATTGCGATCTCACCGGTGCCCGACTGGTGGAAGCCGATATCAGCATGTGCGATCTGCGCTGCGATATGCCAGGGGCGAACCTGACGCGTGCCGATCTACGTGGTGCCAATCTCACCGGTGCCAACCTGACCGGGGCCAAAGTGGATGAAGCCGACTTTACTGACGCCACGATGACCGATGCTCACTTGGAAGGCTGCTACCTGGAACGCGCGATCAATGCGTGCACCAAACATAAACCTTTCAAGCCCAAACCGCAGGCCGTCAAACGGCCTTGGTGGATGGTTTGGGCGACCTAA